Proteins encoded together in one Gigantopelta aegis isolate Gae_Host chromosome 8, Gae_host_genome, whole genome shotgun sequence window:
- the LOC121379098 gene encoding palmitoyltransferase ERF2-like: MPNLTNYVWLMVFTPIFAVVLIGLLGMVLFMDPGTVKESVINVETGRPKTLYDIVTAVPPGKQNEYCIDCEIACPAWTKHCKLCDHCYKDMDHHCLFLLKCIAENNHVYFVWFIMACVVSMVTFVLSVRCYCQLLYSLALGETLLLLFHTDGWLFSLTILNSISVFWGVQLLYFQLNIISKGYTTYFQPRDNIDILTASEKFMNVLCFLLKRKSYIENPMLKQEQQLYYNV; the protein is encoded by the exons atgccCA ATTTGACCAACTATGTGTGGCTGATGGTTTTCACACCAATATTTGCTGTTGTGCTCATTGGACTGCTTGGTATGGTTCTCTTTATGGATCCAG GAACTGTGAAGGAGTCTGTTATCAACGTGGAAACTGGTCGGCCCAAGACACTGTATGACATTGTTACAGCAGTCCCACCAGGGAAGCAAAATGAATACTGCATTGACTGTGAG attgcCTGCCCCGCATGGACAAAGCACTGTAAATTGTGTGATCATTGCTACAAGGACATGGATCACCATTGCCTATTTTTACTCAAGTGTATTGCAGAGAATAACCATGTCTACTTTGTATGGTTCATTATGGCTTGTGTCGTCTCCATGGTTACATTTGTGTTGTCTGTCAGATGTTACTGCCAACTACTGTACAGCCTTGCACTGGGAGAAACCCTTCTGCTATTGTTTCACACTGATGGCTGGCTCTTTTCTCTGACCATTCTGAACTCCATATCGGTCTTCTGGGGAGTGCAGCTCCTGTACTTCCAGTTGAACATTATTTCTAAAGGATACACCACGTACTTCCAGCCACGTGACAATATTGACATACTTACAGCAAGCGAGAAGTTCATGaatgtattgtgttttttgttgaagagaaaatcatacattgaAAATCCCATgttaaaacaagaacaacaacttTATTACAATGTATAA